The DNA region CGATGTCATCCTTCATCCACAAATTTTGATTCAGCAGCAGTGTGGCGATAAACCCAGCCGCCGGCACCGGCAAGATTTCCATCACGCAGGCAAAACAATAGCCGGTGGTGAGTAATACCAGGGCGAAGGGCAAGATTTTACTGAAAAACAGGGGATTGACGCCGAGGGTGGCAAACAGCCGGTAAAAAGCGCTATATCCAGCCGGCGCAGAGGATTGATAGTAATTGGCAATCCAATCATTCGGGAATAACTGGGGATCGATGAAGCGCTGCATCCAAAATACGTGCTGCACGGCATCGTCTTGCACGACATACTCGCTGCCAAAGGCTTGCTGTAGCCCCAAAAAGCTGTAAATCACCGCAAAAGTCAGGCTTAACGTCAACCAAAACACCAATGGCGATGATGATTTGCCGAGTGGGGCGCTTAAAAATCTGTGCAAATGCGATATCATATCAATTTTGAATTTTGAATGCGTGGATTTGGGAGCGCTTAAGCAAGCTGAAATTGGTATTCTAAGTAATTTAATTCATGCAAGGTTATAACAAATTCAGATGATAGCGGTCAGACAGAGGAATGAAAGGCTCAAATCAGAATAGTATATGGGGGTGATGGAATAAATGTAAGCAGGAGTGGAAGACAAGTCATGGGCGAAGGCAAGATATTGGGTGAAGAAGGAAACCCAACCGCTCAAAATTTAGGAGCGATTTGTCCGGCTTTTTCGCTCGTGCTGCCGGTTTATAACGAAGAATTAGGCATTACGACAACGCTGGATCACCTTCAGGAAACGCTTCAGGGTGTTGGCAGCAAGTATGAACTCGTTGTTGTAAACGATGGTTCTACAGACAGAAGCGGTGAAATTTTACGCGCTCGTTCTGATATCCGGCTCGTCGAACACCCGCGAAATCGGGGATATGGTGCCGCACTGAAAACCGGAATTCAACACGCTCAGTATCCCTTAATTGTTATTACAGATGCGGATGGCACTTATCCGAATGAGCGAATTCCCGAATTAGTTGCACTGGCGATGCACGCAGATATGGTTGTCGGCGCGAGAATCGGGGCAAACGTTCAGTATTCCAATATCCGGAAAATTCCTAAGTGGTTCCTCGTTCATTTTGCCCAATGGGTGGTAAGGCGTCGGATTCCTGATTTGAATAGCGGGTTGCGAGTTTTTCACAAAAGCGTTGTCGAGCGATTTCTCAATATTTTGCCCGACACATTTAGTTTTACAACGACGATCACGCTGGCAATGCTAACGAACCATTATTTGGTTCATTACGAGCCAATTGACTATCGATTTCGGGTGGGTAAAAGTAAGATTAAACCGATCCGCGATACGTTAGGTTTTATTCAGTTAATTCTCAGAACCGGCGTGTATTTTGCACCGCTGAGAGTGTTTTTGCCCGTAGCCGGTATATTCTTTGCCGGCTTCCTCTTCACACTTTTTCAAGATATCTTTGTTCGGGAAGATTTAACAGAGAGAACACTTATTCTCTTTGTCGCTGCTACCCAGATCGCGATGTTTTCGCTTCTAGCAGACATGATTGATAAACGTAATATGCGGTTGTAAAATCAGGGAGCAATCTTGCCTTGCCGGCTCAAATTAAACTTTACCGCGCACCGCTGTTAAATATTGCCCTAAAAAAGGCAAGCCGGCAAGGGCAGGAATGACATAGCGCGACGTACAAAGTAACCCCAGCGCCGCAGCAGTTGGCGCATTAAAATAAGGCTGGTAAAACAAAATCAACGCCGCATCACGAGTACCCACACCGGCAAACGTCAGCGGCAGCAAACCAGCCAAAATCGCCAGGGGAGAAAGGGCAAGATTTGCCAGAAAAGGCGTCCAAGCATTGAGTGCGAGAATAAAAAACCAAATTTGTAATAGATGGCAAAACCAGATAAAAATAGAAGTGCCGGTGATGATCGCTAGCTGACGTTTATCGCTCCAAAAATAATCGTGCATTTCTGACCAGGAGAAGCGCATTTTGTCAAGTTTAACTTTGAGTTTTTTAGGAGCAAACCGGCTCAAAATCGTAAAAAATAACTGGGCAAGCCGGCGAGAACTTAACAACAGTACACCCGCCAGCAAGCCGGTAGAAACCCCAGCCGTCATCAGCCAAAACAAAACATCCTTGTGCCGGTAAAATATTAACCCAAACACACACCAAAGCAACAGCGACAACATATCGCAAGCCTTCTCAAACACCACCAGCGACAGAGACAGGGAACCGCTCAAATGTCCCTTATCTCGCATAAAATAAGCCTTCGCAATATCCCCCATCTTCGAGGGCAGCACCATATTCAACGTGCTCGCAGCCAGAATTAAACCATTCGCCTCACCAAAACCCAACCCTCTGCCGGTGGGCATCAACTGTTGCAAACGCCATGAAGTCAACATCGTCAACGGCACCACCATACCCAGACTAATTGCCATCCAAATAACATTACAATTTTGAAAAACCCTAATTAGCCCAAGAAAATCAATTTTAGAATAAATAACCGCCAAAATAATCAGGCTAACAGCCAAAGAAATAACTCGTTTCATATATTAACCATCATCCCTCAACCATTACCCATTCCCCTATCCCCCAACCCTAAACCCATCTGTATCCATCTGTGTTTATCTGTGTGCATCTGTGGTTAAAAAATCTTACTCCTCCCTCAACTCAAAATCAACCCGCTCATACATTTCACTCAAAGCAATTGTAAAATTTATCGAAGACAAAGTTAAAACAGCATCCGCCGATTCATAGTAACTCAACAGCCATTTGCCCTCAGAAGTTTTAGAAAATTGTTCAACATGAAACCTATATTGGTCAATCAGGATATATTCTTTAAACTCAGGAATTGAGCGATAACAATCAAACTTGTCGCCTCTGTCATAGTTTTTCGTTGATTTTGATAAAACTTCAACAATTATTAGTGGATTCGTTACAGTATCCGTACGATTTTCATAATAAACCGGCTCCCCTTCAATCACCATAATATCTGGATAAGTGTACAATTTATAATGCGTCATCCACAAGCGCACATCGTTCATAAAAACGCGATAATTTTGCCGGCGAAAAGCAAAATGTAAATTAGCGTAAAGATTTCCTATGATTTGGTTATGATTAGTGGTGCCGCCTGTCATGGGTACGATTTCTCCATTTCTGTACTCACTTTTGTATTCAGCCGCTTCCTCCAGCGCCAAATACTCTTCAGGCGTGTAATAACGTTTTTCTGTTTGTGCCGGCATCATATCTTCCTCCCAATGTAGTGGAACGATCTCACCATTCCTGTACTCACTTTTGTATTCAGCCGCTTCCTCCAGCGCCAAATACTCTTCAGGGGTGTAATAGCGTTTTGGTGGCGGTTCTTGCATAAAAAATGACACAACTTAACTTAATCTTTATTGAATCCTGGAAACAGCCTTAACCGAAGTTGCCAAAATTTTCCCTTGAATTAACTCAAACCTAATAGTTTCAGCAGAAGTGCTACGGATTTTTTGACCTTGAAATGAAACTTCCTCATTAACATTAAAAGCCGCAGTGGCAGTTTTTCCATCCGGGCTAACTTGAACTTTTAAATTTGAATAGGAACCGTTGTAGTTCTGCATCATCTGAAATCCCTGTTCCAAATACTGGCGATACTCTTGCCGTTTCAAACGAAGTGTCTGAGAACCAGACGCAGCCTGAACAGTTATTTCAATCGCAACATTAGGAGACATAAAGTTAGTAATTGTCTCAGCATTTTTATTTTTTGTAGCAACCCTCATTTGCTCCAGAATATTGCGGATTTGAGTTTCAGTAATTTTCTGCGTTTGTTGAGTTGCTTGTGCTGTGAAATTCGGGAGCGATGCCTTCGCTGATACTGGGCCAACCAGACATAAACTCAGTGCCAAACCGGCCAAAATCGCTTTGGTATAAACGCTCAAATACATAACGTGTTCTCCTTTGCCTTGATCATTGATGGAATCTAATGGGATAAAATGAATTGTAGCGACAAAAAGACCGCACATAGCTGATCGGCACTATTTTTCAAGTCCCTCAGCAATATTATGAATATAACCAATCGCTTTTGGTATGAGAATTTTGCCTATTTCGCCTCAGCGAGATAGACAAATATTCGCTAATGTAAATCAAAAACTCACTAAAACAAAGCCGGCACTCACTAGCGCCCTTGCAAACGCGGCTGCACAATACGAGCAAATTCTTCGCGTCCGTCCTGAAGATTTGCCGGCACACCATTCGGGTATTTATCCGCGATCAAACCCTGTAAACGTTCAACCCGGTTGCCTGGGTTTGGGTGAGAACTTAAAAACTCTGGCGGTGCTCCCCCACTCCTTGCCGCCTCGAATATCTTCATCACCTCGATCAACCCCCTCGGATCGTAACCGGCTTCACTCATAAACCGCACACCCAGCCGATCACTCTCCAACTCATCCTCGCGTCCATAACGCAAACTCACCATTTGGTTAACAGCCTGCGCGAGCACTGCCCCCTGCCTTCCACCCCCCTGTTCATCCGTCGTTGCCACACCAACAGCCGTTACCAGCGCCCCACCAAGCTGCTGTTTTGCCAAGTGTTCAGCCCCATGCCGGCCTATAACGTGACCGACTTCGTGGCCCAGTACACCCGCTAGTTGAGCTTCCGAATTCATCTTTTTTAGCAACGCAACCGTAACAAAAACCTGCCCCCCAGGCAGGGCAAACGCATTCACCGTCTTCGCATCAGCCAGCAAATGAAATTCAAAGGGATAAGGTGAACTAGAAGCCACCGACTGTTTCACTACCCGCTGTCCTACCTGATCGATATAAGCTTGCAGCTGCTCATCTGGGTAAAGACCCCCAAACTGTTGTGCGATTCTCTGCCGGCCCTGAAGCCCAAGTGCCACCTCTTCCCTGGGTGAGAGTTTTACCCGCTGCTTTTCCCCTGTGATCGGGTTTTCTACCGTACTCGTGAAATAACTAATTAGCCCAAAAAACGCGACTAAAAGCCCCAACCCCATACGGAATAACAATCGGTTCACTGCTTTTCTCCCATTGGTTGCCAAATTCCTGGTCAGGAGACTACCATGCAGCTACTAAATCTGACATCTGTCTTAAGGTGACTTTTGCCGCCGGCATTCCTATTTCACTGTAGATTGCCCTTAAGGTTCTGACAATTTTTCAGCTTGAGAAAACCAGCCAAAATTAAAAATTAACCCTTAATATTTATAACCGGCGCTCCACTTTTAACGGTTCACCGGGCGCGAGTTTTTTAACTTCATCCGTGAGGTCTAACCAAGGCTGTAATTGACCTAACTGAAACGTGCGACTCATCACCACATAAATTGAAGTTTGGTCGCAACCAATGCCGGCAGCCACCACCTTTTGCCAGGAGTCTGCTTGCAATTCATCTGTGACAATCCATCGACCATTTTCCCACCGCAACCGGCGCGTGAAACGAAAGGGCGCATCTTGCTTGCCGGTGATTAACATTTTTTGCAATAACTTGCGAATTAAGTTCGGAAAAAACCGCCCGAAACCAAGCATCACGACCCGCAATAAAATTAATTTTGCTGGCGTCATTTGTTGCTGTTTCGCCCACCCCAACTGACCTTGAATTGTAATTTCTTCTTGATCGAGCTGGACTTGATACGGGCCAATTAAATGCCCCACCGCATTTTTAACAGAGTTTCCTTCACGTACCAATACAGAAAACTGCGTATCAGAAGCAACCAACTTGCGATCACGAAACAGTTTAAACACCCCACCTTTATTAACCGCTAAATACAGTTCTGTAGAGACACGAGAACTTTTGTCTATGCGGCTGATATCGTCATCAAAACTGCGGTCAATTAAAAGTTGAGCTTCGGGCAACCAAACACGACTGCTGGGACGAGGAATCGGTGTGGGTCGTTCGGGCGCAAAATCCCGCCAAGCGAGTAAATAATTCCAGGTATGATGACCAATGATGTGATCATCCGAGTGAGAAGCCGCCAAACCGGCAGCCAATCCTTGCAAAAAATAATCATTAATTCTTAGGGCATCTGGTAGCCAGCGACCGGCTAATTCAAACCCGTGGGGGAAAAAATTGTAAGTGTTGCGACTTGCATATTCACCGCCATAAGATCCATCCGGGTGCATAAAATGGCCGGCTAACTCAACCGCTTTTGTAATGACTTCCTTCAACCTCACATCCGGTTTTAATTGGTGAATTTTAGCCAAACAGGAAATGGTCAGGGTATGGTATCCCGGATCGCAACCCTCGTATTCCTGAAACCAGCCTTCTTTACTTTGCCAATCTAGCACCCGTTCTAAACGTATCGCTTTTGCTCGTTTCCACTTCGAGGTTTTTAATAGCTGAGAAAGCAATTCTAGACACAACACAATTAAAGCTTGGTGGTTTGTTAGTTGCCCACTTTCATTGTGATTTGCTAACCAATCAGCCCGTTTTTCAAAAAACCTTACCGCCTCATCACTATATAGACCCATTAGCAAATAACTTTCGATACAAGCTAGTAGGGAAAAAGCCGCCGCCCCGCCGGCCCGTTCATAGGGAAAATAATCATCACAAGACCCATCTGCATGGGCGCTGCGGGCTGCGTAAAGAATGCCGGCTTCTACGAAATCCCGAATCACCGGCTGCCGATAAAAAGGGTTATTTGGCACGTTTGTATCGTAAGCCAAAGCCAAGGGCCAAACAAACTCCTGAGACATCCCACTGGGAAAATCTATAATTTTGTAATGCCAGAAGTTGCGGTCAAAGCAACCATAAGTCGGGCTGTGGCGATTACGATCTAACAGCGTTAAAATTTTCGGAATTTGTGCCAATGCCTCACGGGCAAACAAGTCTCTCATAGCCATTTTAAATTTTAGATATTAGATTTTAAATTACGCTTACCAGAAAATTGATACTTAATACTTTACAACTTTATAAACTCATAATTTCTTTAACTCTTCCACTCAGGACTCAGCCCTCCCTTTTTATCCCCTAAAATCCTTGCGTCGCAGTCGCAGTTGAATTTCTTCCATCAGTTTACGGTTGGCTGCCAGTAAATCAGCAACTAACCCTAAAATCCATAACTGAAAGCCCATCAAAATTAAAATGCTAGCCAGAATTAAACTGGGAATTCGAGTGCGTTCAGTGCCGGCAAAAAAGTAAATTAGCCAGCGAATGCCAAGAGTTACACCCATACTAAACGGTACGCTCCCTAAGAATAAGAAAAAGCGGAGTGGTTTGTATACCATGAAAATCCGCAAGATCGTAAATAGGGAACGTAGCACATAGGAAGGAATGCTCTTGACCAAGCGGGAGGATCGTAACACGCCATTGGTGCGAACCGGCACAGAGGTGATAGCCATCCCTTTTTGGCCGGCTTGAATAATGGTTTCTAAGGTATAGGTATATTCATTAAAGACATTTAACTGCATCGCCGCCTCCCGGCTAAAGGCGCGAAAGCCACTAGGCGCGTCGGGGATATTGGTATTGCTAGCAAGGCGCACCACCCAACTGCCCAACTTCTGCAAGAATTTTTTAGCCGGCGAAAAGTGTTTGATTTCTGTAATGGGGCGTGCTCCCACCACAATTTCAGCTTGCCCTAACAGAATAGGCCGGATCAGCTGAGGAATATCCTCCGCACAATACTGATTATCCGCATCCGTGTTGACAATGATATCAGCACCGGCTTTCAGCGAAGCTTCTAGCCCCGCCATAAACGCTTTTGCTAACCCCTGGTTGCAGGAAAGACGAATAATATGTTCGACACCACACTCCTTCGCCACTTCAACCGTGCGATCTTGGCTGCCATCATCAACCACCAGCCACTCAATGTGATCCACCCCAGGCAGTTGGCGCGGTAAGGCTGCTAGCGTGACGCCTAGGGTATTTTCCTCGTTGTAGCAAGGAATTTGGATAATCAGTTTCGTCATGGGTTCAGAGGTGCTTGCTGCCCAGATTTTAGTTGCAGCCGGTGACTTTCCACACTAGCCGGTTATGAGTTGCGCCAACTCAATTGTGTGCGGCAACCGATCAGACTCTATTTAATCAGTTAACGCTCGTGCATTCACAAAGCCTTTAAACAATTCACTCAGGGGCGTATCTCCCAACCGCAGGGTTGCTGCTTCACTGACTTTCTACGCACCCCACAAGGCACCCTAAAAACATCTTAAGTGTGCTTAGCATTTTTAGCTGATGTCTGTGGTATGTTGTCGAAAGTCTTAAGAATGACAATTTGGTATGAACTTAAAGGTTAATTCTAGCGTCTTCTTTTGCAGAATCAATAGGGTGCAATTCGTCATGTTAATGTCATCAATAATTTTTACCGTTATTAAGCTTTTAACCCGGCTCGTTCAAAACGTAACTGTTAAGTTGCAGAGCGTGCTGTCTTGCTTCCTACCAAGTCCTGAATTCAACGTTCTGTACAGATTTCCCTCCAAAGAGGTGTTAAAGCACCCGTAAACCTATCAGATCCCTATTCCCTGTACCTCGGAGCGGCTGATTAAGTGTATGATTCAGGAACAGACTTTAAATATTGAAATCCCCCAATCCTTACTGACTTCTTTGACATCTCTCCCTTCAACTGAACCTTGGCTGATCTACGCCCTTGGCGGCGGGTGGGGTCATTTAGTTCGCTCTCTGAGCTTCGGTCGAATTGCAGCAATTCATAGGCCGGTGATTATTCTCTGCAATAGTCCTTATGCGGCTCACTTATTGCAATATGAAGCTTCTGATCGCCTGGTCTATGCTGATTCATTCCTTGCAAAGGAAACCGTAAAGATACAAAAACAAAAAGAAGAACCAGACGACTGTTTAGGATTGCTTTCTACTTTGTCAATGTTGCCTTTCTCAGAAAATTTACGTTTCACCCTTGAGGATTCAGAATTATTAGGAGCAACTGATCCATTGCCAATTGTGGAAGGTTGTTATCTCCATGTCATTTCACCCATCGCATCATCTAGCGCCATTAAAAATCAGGTGCGTCAAATGCTGGCAGAGGAGCAGTATGAGTGTGTAATTGTAGATACTTTCCCCAGAGGACTTGGCGGAGAACTGGCAGAGATATTGCCTCAATTGAGCGCCTCGAAAG from Microcoleus sp. FACHB-68 includes:
- a CDS encoding M48 family metalloprotease, which produces MNRLLFRMGLGLLVAFFGLISYFTSTVENPITGEKQRVKLSPREEVALGLQGRQRIAQQFGGLYPDEQLQAYIDQVGQRVVKQSVASSSPYPFEFHLLADAKTVNAFALPGGQVFVTVALLKKMNSEAQLAGVLGHEVGHVIGRHGAEHLAKQQLGGALVTAVGVATTDEQGGGRQGAVLAQAVNQMVSLRYGREDELESDRLGVRFMSEAGYDPRGLIEVMKIFEAARSGGAPPEFLSSHPNPGNRVERLQGLIADKYPNGVPANLQDGREEFARIVQPRLQGR
- a CDS encoding nuclear transport factor 2 family protein, with translation MYLSVYTKAILAGLALSLCLVGPVSAKASLPNFTAQATQQTQKITETQIRNILEQMRVATKNKNAETITNFMSPNVAIEITVQAASGSQTLRLKRQEYRQYLEQGFQMMQNYNGSYSNLKVQVSPDGKTATAAFNVNEEVSFQGQKIRSTSAETIRFELIQGKILATSVKAVSRIQ
- a CDS encoding Uma2 family endonuclease, with the protein product MPAQTEKRYYTPEEYLALEEAAEYKSEYRNGEIVPMTGGTTNHNQIIGNLYANLHFAFRRQNYRVFMNDVRLWMTHYKLYTYPDIMVIEGEPVYYENRTDTVTNPLIIVEVLSKSTKNYDRGDKFDCYRSIPEFKEYILIDQYRFHVEQFSKTSEGKWLLSYYESADAVLTLSSINFTIALSEMYERVDFELREE
- a CDS encoding glycosyltransferase family 2 protein produces the protein MGEGKILGEEGNPTAQNLGAICPAFSLVLPVYNEELGITTTLDHLQETLQGVGSKYELVVVNDGSTDRSGEILRARSDIRLVEHPRNRGYGAALKTGIQHAQYPLIVITDADGTYPNERIPELVALAMHADMVVGARIGANVQYSNIRKIPKWFLVHFAQWVVRRRIPDLNSGLRVFHKSVVERFLNILPDTFSFTTTITLAMLTNHYLVHYEPIDYRFRVGKSKIKPIRDTLGFIQLILRTGVYFAPLRVFLPVAGIFFAGFLFTLFQDIFVREDLTERTLILFVAATQIAMFSLLADMIDKRNMRL
- a CDS encoding glycosyltransferase family 2 protein, whose product is MTKLIIQIPCYNEENTLGVTLAALPRQLPGVDHIEWLVVDDGSQDRTVEVAKECGVEHIIRLSCNQGLAKAFMAGLEASLKAGADIIVNTDADNQYCAEDIPQLIRPILLGQAEIVVGARPITEIKHFSPAKKFLQKLGSWVVRLASNTNIPDAPSGFRAFSREAAMQLNVFNEYTYTLETIIQAGQKGMAITSVPVRTNGVLRSSRLVKSIPSYVLRSLFTILRIFMVYKPLRFFLFLGSVPFSMGVTLGIRWLIYFFAGTERTRIPSLILASILILMGFQLWILGLVADLLAANRKLMEEIQLRLRRKDFRG
- a CDS encoding lysylphosphatidylglycerol synthase transmembrane domain-containing protein produces the protein MKRVISLAVSLIILAVIYSKIDFLGLIRVFQNCNVIWMAISLGMVVPLTMLTSWRLQQLMPTGRGLGFGEANGLILAASTLNMVLPSKMGDIAKAYFMRDKGHLSGSLSLSLVVFEKACDMLSLLLWCVFGLIFYRHKDVLFWLMTAGVSTGLLAGVLLLSSRRLAQLFFTILSRFAPKKLKVKLDKMRFSWSEMHDYFWSDKRQLAIITGTSIFIWFCHLLQIWFFILALNAWTPFLANLALSPLAILAGLLPLTFAGVGTRDAALILFYQPYFNAPTAAALGLLCTSRYVIPALAGLPFLGQYLTAVRGKV